AGTCAGAGACACAAACCTGTGGGGTCTTGAAAACCTATACCAGTTGGTGTTCTTCGCCTTCGTAGTAGGCCTCTACTCTTGGGTTCATCACCTTCCTCCACAGTGGCGGAATCATTGCCAGGACAACCATGGCGGCGTAGCCGGCCGGGAGCTGTGGGGCTACTTCGTGGTGACGGAGCACCTGGTAGCGGCGCTTGGCCCAGGCGTGGTGGTCGCTGTGGCGCTGGAGGTGGAACAGGAACACGTTGGTGAGGAAGTAGTTGGAGTTCCAGCTGTGTTCCGGGCCAGTGCGTTCGTAGCGGCCGTTTTCGAGCTTGCGGCGGTGGAGGCCGTAGTGCTCCAGGTAGTTAACGATTTCCAGCAGGTTGAGGGCGATGAAGCTCTGGCCCAGGAAGAAGGCGGCACCCAGCCAGCCGAAGGCGACGGTGAAGGCGACCAGTGCCAGCGCGGAGATGCTGTACCACCAGATCAGTTCGTTGCGCCAGCTAAAGGCTTTGTGACCTTTCTTCTCCAGGCGCTTGGCTTCCAGTTTCCAGGCGTTCATGAAGTTGCGGGCGTAGGCCTGGGGCAGGAAGTTGTAGAGTGACTGGTTGTAGCGCGATGACGAAGCGTCTTCGGGGGTGGAGACGTGTACGTGGTGGCCGCGCAGGTGTTCGACCTTGAAACCGGCATAGCACACCAGGGACAGCAGGAAGCCGCCGGCCCAGGTTTCAAGTTTGCCGTCTTTGTGGATAAGTTCGTGGGCGACATTGATGCCCAGGCCACCCACGATGCCGACAGAAAAGATCCAGCCAATGCCGCCGGCCACACTGAAGGTGCCGGAGGCCAGCACGAACATGCTCCATACCAGCAGCACTGCAAAGGCGGCAACCCAGCCCAGGGTGATGAACTTGTAGAATACTTCGGTGTTCATGCGGGGCGTGTCCACTTCCTCGTCCGGGTTGAGGGCGTCTTTGCCCAGCAGCAAGTCAAGGATGGGGATAATGCCGAACACCACCACAGGAACGCCCCAGGCGAACAGGTTCACCCACCCGGAGGCCTGCCCGGCCGCCAGCAGTAACGGTGGTAGCGCCAGAGGCACCATCGCAATCAGATAGCTGTACTTCTTGAGTGTCAACAGCACCTTCCGGCGTGCGGATTCGGTGCCCAGGGTCAATGGTTTGGTACTCACGGGTCTTCCCTCATTGGCTGTTGCATTGGATCTTGGTGATCGCTTGTTGTTATCTGCATTATTGTCCTACAATATTACAGTCGTCAACCTGTGAATGGTATTTTTTGATCAATATCAGCTTTGGCCGGCGGTAACTTCCTGACAATCCAAGACTAAATGGCTGTGATAAACTCATTCCGCATTTCCCCTGTTCAGAGAGCCCTTATGGATTTTCAGGTTCCCAACACCCTTGCCGAGCAGATTGCCAACTACCTCGCCGAGCGCATCATGACCGGCCAGATCCGGCCCGGAGAGCGCTTGCAGGAGGCCACCACCGCCAACGAGCTGAAGGTGAGCCGGGCTTCGGTGAAGGAGGCGCTGTACACGCTGGAGCGCTGGCACCTGATTGAAATCACCCCGCGCAAGGGCGCCTCCGCCACCAAGCTGGACGCGGTGCACGCCTCCGAACTTTATGACGTGTACATGCACTTGCTGATCATGCTGGCGCGGCGCCTGTGTGAGCGTTGGCAGGAGGAAGACAAGGCGGAGTTATTGTTGGCCGTTGAAAAGGTGACCGGCCAGATGCAGAGCAAAGACGCCAATATTGCCGCTGTGGTGGAAGCCAGCTTCAATGTGATGGAGGTGTGCTGCGGGGTGGTGGGCAATCCCTACCTCACCGAGGCGCTGACCAACTTCAAGCCGGCCGTCAGCCGAGCGTATTACCTGAGTGCGGACCGTTACCGGCAGGATCTGGACCGGACCGGCCGGTTTTTCACCCGCCTGACGAAGGCCATCCTGGCGCGGGATACTGACGACTCCGAGGCCCTGGTGGCGGAGTTTGGCGCCCATCAGAAAGAGCTGATCCAGCAGGCGCTGGCCTCTTCGGCCTGACCGGGTCTGTGATCCAACTCACAGACAGCTGTTGCTATCAGGCATACTGTAACAGTCTGTAACAATAATCGGGGCCACCATGACACGTCGAAACACCCGAAAGCGCCTGGAACAAGTCACACCTGCCCTGGGCAGGTTCTTTACCCTGAGCCTTGCCGCCAGCCTGTCACTGCCTGTGATGGCGGACTTCCGGCCGCTGGATGACACCACCATGGGTGAAGTCACCGGCCAGACCGGTGTCACCATCGAGATGGAAACCAGGGTCGAGATGGACCGCCTGAGCTGGACCGATGAAGGCTCACTGAACGTTGATGGCATCCGCCTCTCCGGCCACAACGACACCGTGCTGGACAACCTCAAGTTCACCCTGGATATCGCCGGCCAGGATGAAGTGCTTACCCACGGCTTTTCTGAGATTGCCCGCCGTGCGGACGCTGGCCTGCTGGACACGTCCAATCCGGACGTCGCTGACGCCCTTGCCCGCTATGCAGTGGGCGGTGGTTATGGCAAACAGTTCGACAGCGGCGACCTGGTGATTCACCTGGGCGCTACAGACTACGGCGACCCCACCAGCCTGGACGATTACCTGCAGGCGGTAGACTTTGAACTGGCCGTAGACAGCGTTGAGGCCACCGGTTCTGCCGGTACCGCCAGCCTGTTTTCCAATGTGATGCTGCAGGGCTACATCGGCCCTACCGACCTGGTGATCCGCAACCAGGGCAACAACACCCGCACACTGGCCAATGGCAACGAAGTCTCCGGTTCGGAACTGCAGCTCGACACCCACTTCGAGATCACCGACGGCAGCCTGGACTGGGATGCCGCCGACGTCATCCTGCTGTTCAACTTTGCCGCGGTCGGTATTGAGGGACTGCAGATCCATAACCGCCGGGGCGACGACACGCTGGGGCACTTCGGGATGGCCAGCGCCACCGCGAAGCTCTCACGGGGCACCAGCGCAGTGTCCGGCAAAGAAGGGTTGTCCATCCATGACGTGGATTTCCGGGCCGATATCGATATGCCGGTGTTCAAGGTAGGTGGCACCAGCATTGGTTCGGTGCAATTCACGGACTTTGCCATTAAAAACACCACCATGATGGTGTATGGCCACTAGACAAGCCCCCCGCTAACAACAGTAAACTGCCCGTCTCCTAATGGCGGGCAGGTCATGACCAACATCCCGGATCGAGATTACCAACAACGCGCGTCCTGGCGCAGGCTGACTGCTTTCAGCCTGATTTTTATTGCCATGACGGCGGCCGGGCTATACGCGGTGTACGACCAGTTTGCCGGACGTAGCGTCACCTTTGACATGCGCCTGGTTTCCACGCAAGCCCTTGTATCCATTGTTGCCCTGCTGATCGTTTATTTCACGGCCGACGGGCTGCGGCTGCACTTTACCCTGCGGGCCCTGGGGCACCGATTGCCCTTCCCGGTGATTTTCCGGCTGGTGTTCATTAACCTGTTCTTCTCCAACGTCACCCCCATGGCTACCGGCGGCGGCTTTGCGCAGATCTGGTACCTGCAGCATCATGGGGTTCCGGTTGGGCGGGCCACGGCAGCAACCACCATCCGCACTGTCATCGCGGTGATCTTCATTTTTTCCCTCACGCCGGTCTTTCTGCTTACCCTCAGCGCACTGGACAACCAGCCCCTGGTGGGCGAACTGGGGCCGATACTGGCTTTGCTGATCCTCCTCTATCTCGGATTTTTCATGGTGCTTCTGTTCCGCACGCAGTGGTTGATTGGCCCACTGGGGCGACTGCTAGGCTTATTGCACCGGTTCCACCTGATCAGTGAGCGCAGGCATCGTCGCTGGCAGTTCAAGGCCAAACGGGAGATGCTGCGCTTCGCCCTCAGCTTTGGCCACTACCTCAAGGGGCCAAAACAGTTTGTTGCGCTGTCAGTGATATTCACCTTCATATTCCTGCTCAGCCTGTTCAGTTTTCCGGCGCTGCTGATCTCGGCACTGGATTACGATGTAGACTATATGGTGAGTACGGGCCTGCTGGTGGTAACCACCTTCGTGATGTATTTTTCACCAACACCCGGTGCATCCGGCATATCGGAAGGCGTATTCGGCAGTTTCTTCCGCGACATACTCACGGCCAATCACCTGGTACTGGTGACCATCAGCTGGCGATTCATCACCATTTATATCGGAATGCTGACAGGGCTTGTGGTTCTGCAGCGGGAACTGGTGAGGAACCGAAGGGAAGCCCCATGACACGGCGTCATCCACTAAAAATCCTTTTCTACGTCACCCTGGCGATCGTCATCCTGCTGATCGGGTACAAGGGCTACCTGAATTTTTTCGAGCCGGATTTCGAGGCTCTGCACACGGAGCAGGTAGCCCGTATCAGTGACGAACTGTCCGATGCCGGAGGTTTCAGCTTTGCGGTTGTGGGCAATATCAACAACTCCATTGGCGTCTTCGAAGAACGCATGATTCCGGTACTCAACCAGGCGAACCTGGACTTTGTCGTTTCGGCCGGCAACGCCGTCAGCGGAGGTGGCGAAGACAAGTACCGGGCCATCCAGGGCACCCTGTCCCACCTGGAGATCCCCTACCTGCTCACCTTTGGTGAGAATGAGTACGAAAACTTCGGCAGTTACCGGTTTTACGACCATTTCGGCCCCCACTTCTTCAGCATAAAGGCGGGCGGTGCCCGGTTTATATTTCTGGACAGCACCGGCAAAACGCCCTGGCAGTGGCAGATCCGCTGGCTGAACGACCTGTTGGATCAGGAGCCCAACCAGTTGCGTTTTCTGTTCATCGGGCACCCGTTGCTGGAACCGGATCAGCAGGCCCCGTTCGAGCGGGACGATGATTTCCTTGAGCCGCCGGAGTTCCGGCAAGCCCTGCTTGAGGCCATTGCCAGGCACGATGTGGATATGGTGTTCTCCGCCAACCTGTCCCTGTATGCCGACCAGGTTCAGGGCGATACCCGTTTCATCACCACCGGAGGGGCCGGGGGGCTGGTGCTCAACGATGACACCAGCTTCTACCATTACGTGCGCGTGGATGTGAGCGAAGACGGGGAGATCAGCCACTCACTGGAGCGACTGGAGGCCGCGCAACATCCGGTGCTGAGCACGCTGGAATCCCTCTGGTTCTTCATCTACTCCCTGTTCTATGTTGGTTATGTGAACTTCATTTTGCTGGTCGCTGTATTCGTGCTGATCAGCATCAAGCTCTACACCGCCATTTTCGTGGAGAAAGACTACTACCCGGACTATGACCTGGACCCACAACCCTGGCTGTCCCGGCCATTGCGGGTCGCCATGTTTACCAACAACTACCTGCCATTTATCGGCGGCGTCCCCATCTCTATCGAGCGCTTGCGCAAAGGCCTGGAAACCCTGGGCGATGCCGTGCTGATTGTGTGCCCGAGGTATCGTGACCAGCCCAGGCAGGAAACCAACGTGGTTCGGGTTCCGTCACTGTTGTCCATGGGCGAGGATCGCGAATTCCGGCTGGCCAATATTTTCCTTCCTCAGATCCGTAAGCGACTGAGGGCCTTCAAGCCGGACATCATCCACCTGCACCACCCGATCTGGCTCGGGGGATCCCTGGGGCTGTTCATCGCCCGGCGTCTGAAAGTGCCGGCGGTGTACACCTACCACACGCGTCTGGAGCATTACGCACACTTTGTTCCCCTGCCGGGCAATCTGTTCCGCAATCTGATTTCTCACGAGCTGATCAAACACTTCGCCAACAAATGCGATGGCGTTATCGTGCCCACCTACTCCACCGAGGAGTACCTGCGGATGATTGGCGTCAAGAGCCCCGTGTTCGTTCAGCCGACCGGCATTGAGTACCAGCGTTTCCAGGAAGTGGATGATGAAGATGTCCGCAAGTTGCGGGATTCCCTGGGAATCAGTGATGAAACCGTGTTCATCAGCGTCTCGCGGCTGTCCAACGAAAAGAACATCGATTTCATGATCAATGCCATCGACGAGCTGCGCCGGCGTTCCGACCGCCCATTCCGTTTTCTGATGATTGGTGAGGGCCACCAGCATCAGCGGCTTCAGCAGCGTATCGATGAACTGGGATTACAAAAGCACTTTACACTGGTTGGCTCCATCCCCCCGGATGATATGGCCACCTGGTATCACCTGGGCGATGCCTTCCTGTTTGCCTCCAAATCCGAAACCCAGGGCATGGTTATCCTGGAAGCCATGGCCGCGGGGCTGCCAGTGGTTGCAGTGCGTTCGAGCGGCATTGATGATGTCGTGCGCCATGGCCATAATGGATTCAAGACACCGGAGAAACAGGATCAGTGGTGTGATCGCGTTCAGCAACTGCTGGAGGATGAAGCGCTACGCGAAAAACTGGCCGCCCACGCCCTGGAATTTGCGGCAGATTATTCGGTGGAACAGTTCGCCCGGGATGTGCGGGAAATCTATGCCCTTACCCTGGCACGATCGGCTTCCCGGTGACCGTATCAAGGTTACACTTCCAACACAGAATATGATCGGTTTAGACTGGGAAAACGTACCTGTCAGGTACCTTTTAATTCCGGAGACAGACTGTGACAGGCATTCCCGTTGGTATCAGCACCTGCCTGCTGGGCAAGGAAGTCCGCCATGATGGCGGCCACAAGCATTCCCGCTTTTGCACCCAGGTGCTTTCCCGCCATTTTGATTTCCGCTCCATCTGCCCGGAGCTGGAAGCAGGGCTGGGTGTGCCCCGCCCCGCCATCCATCTGCGGGAATACAAGGATGGCCTGAGGCTGATCGAATCCAAAGGCACGGCAGACCATACCGACGCCATGCAGGGATTTATCGACCAGGTAATGCCCACTCTGGCGGATCTTCGCGGATATATCCTGATGGCCAAATCACCCAGTTGCGGCATGGAGCGCATCAAGGTGCACAACGCTGATGGCAATGTGACCCGCCGCGATGGCCGGGGTCTGTTTGCGGAGGCGCTTATGCATCACTACCCGTTGCTGCCGGTGGAGGAAGAAGGTCGCCTGAACGACGATGCACTGCGGGAAAACTTCGTTGAACGTGTGTTCGCCTACGATGACTGGATGCAGAACGTGGCCGGTGACAACCTCACTGCCCGTGCCCTGATTGAGTTCCACACCCGCCACAAATTCCAGCTGCTGGCCCACTCCGAGAAAATCTACCGCCAGTTGGGGCCGATGCTCGGAGATCTGAAATCAGAGCCGCTGAAAGACATTGCTGCCCGATACATTGCCTCCTTCATGGAAGCAATGACCCTGCGGGTGAGCCGCGGCTCCCATGTGAATGCCATGCAGCACCTGATGGGCTACCTGCGTGATTCCATGGCGGATGAAGACCGGAAGGTGCTGATGGAGCAGATCGAGGCTTACCACCGGGGTGAAGTGCCCCTGGTGGTGCCGATGACGCTGCTGCGGATGGCCCAGCGGCGGGAACCGGTGGATTACCTCCATACCCAGAAGTATCTGACCCCCTACCCGGACGAGCTGGGGCTCCGGAACCGTGTTTAACGGCTCGAATCAGAAGCCGTAAAGCAGCGACAGGGAGATTTCGGTATCGGTATCGTCTGCACCCTCAGGCTCATCCGAAATATGCTGCACCAGGTAGGCCAGCTTCATTGAAAGGTTGCCAACAACCGTGGCCTGCAAGGAGGTTTCGGACTCTGTCACGGTGTTGTTTTCGTCCAGCCCAATTTCTGTGCTCAGCTTCTGGCGAAACAGGGCATTCTCAGACAACGCGCAGTCGAACTGGCCCGCCAGCCGGGCGATGGCCTCTTCTTCGTCCCGGTTGCCGTCTGAATCAGGCTCCTCCAGTTTGTTGAACCGGTAACCGAGACCAGCCGACAGGTCGAGGAAGGAGTCCTCACCGCGCTGCCAGATCTGGTTACCGTAACCGGTGGTCAGGGAGGACTGAAAATCGTACCCGGAGAAACGATCGTCCTCGTAGGCGCCACGGACAAATACGTACTGACTGCCCTCGAACTTGTAGTCGGACTGCAGATTCGCCCGGTATTTCTCGGCAGTGGTGACATCGTCTGACCGGGAGTAGGCAGAGCGAAACTCACCCGTGTTGCGCCATTCAGCCTCTTCGTATTTCAACGCAATGCGGCTGTTAATGTTGGTCTCCTCTGTGTTGCCCGAGGTTATCAGGACACCAACCTCACCCTCACCGTCCCAACTTTCAATGTCGTCACCGAATGCCAGGGGTGACATGGCCAGTAAAACAAGTGCAACGGTTGTTCTGAACTGCATGAAATCTCCTCGTTTAAGGGTCAGGATCTGGCGCGACGCCCGCCAAGGGCGCTTTTTCGGGCTTGCTGTTCACGCTCTGCCTTTTTCCGGGCCTTTCGCTCTGCAATGATGCGCGCAGCATCGCCACCGACATGGGCTTCGCCACGCTCCTCAGCCAGACGCATCTGCCGCTCACGCTCGGCAAAGCGGGCTTTCTGCGCCTCTGTCAGCGAGTCGATACAGCGGTGACAACTCACCCCCTGCTCATACTCCGGGCGCTGCTTGTCTTCCTCGGTGATCGGCCGGCGGCAGGCATGGCATTGGTCGTATTCGCCTCGCTCCAGCTTGTGGTTCACCGTTACCCGGTCATCAAATACAAAGCACTCACCGCGCCACAGACTCTGCGATTCCGGAACTTCTTCCAGGTACCTGAGAATGCCACCCTTGAGGTGATACACCTCCTCAAAGCCCTGCTCTTTCAGGAACGCCGTGGATTTTTCACAACGGATGCCCCCGGTGCAGAACATGGCAACTTTCTTGTGCTTTGACGGATCCAGGTTCTCCTTCACATACTCGGGGAACTCGCGGAAGGTATCCGTAGCCGGGTTCCTGGCATTCTCGAAGGTTCCGATCTCCACTTCGTACTGGTTACGGGTGTCCACAACCATTACATCCGGGTCTGAGATCAGATCATTCCACTCCTTCGCGTCCACATAGGTGCCCACGATGCGTTTCGGGTCGATACCTTCCACACCCATGGTGACGATCTCTTTCTTCAGCTTCACCTTGGTGCGCTTGAAGGGCTGGATATCCACAAAGGATTCCTTGTAATCGATGCCCTCAAATCGCTCATCGGCGTCCAGCCAATTGCGGATGGCATCCACACCCGCACGGCTGCCGGCGATGGTGCCATTGATGCCTTCACGGGCGAGCAGCAAGGTGCCGTGCACATCTCTTTCAAGCATCAGGTCCAGCAGCGGCTGGCGAAGGGCTTTGTAATCATTCAGAACTGCGAACTTGTATAGCGCGCAGACAACAACATCCTGGCTCATGAGTCTGGTTACTCCTGCGGGCCGGACCGTAAATCCGGAGCATGGTTAATAATCGCCCAAGGGCGCGAGGCGGCCATTCTAACGAATCCGGGCGCAGGAAAGTATTACGGGGAGTTACAGGGGCAATTCTGAGCAGAACCCGGCACCCGGGAGGGCGCCGGGAAATCACGTGCTGATGCAGATCAGAACAGTACTGCGAAACCGATGGAGACGCCTGAGATTTCCGCGCCGTCCTTGTCGATATACTGCATGTACTCGCCGTTGACCTGGAAATCTTCATTGATGTTCAGGTTGGCACCCAGGCCATAGGAAATGTCGGACTCCGACTCTGAAAGACTGGCTGAGCCACCAGGTCCGGTCGCCGATACTGTCAGCTCACCCTTGGTCGCACCAACAATAACGTAGGGATAGACGGGGCTTTCGTTAGGAAGACCCAGCGCCATATAGCCACCGACCATGTAATCGAGTTCCAGGTCAAGGGAGACGTCATTGAAGCTGGTTGAGTCATCCCCGGCGCCAAAACCGGCACGGAACTCGGCGGAGAGGTAGGGGTTGATCCGCACGCCGGCTTTTCCGACCAGTGCGCCCAGATCGAATTCTTCGGAAATACCGTCTTCCTCATAAGTCAGGAAGGCATAATTCAGGCCGACATAGCCGCCTTCAACAGCGTCCTGAGCGGAAGCACCGGATGCAAATGACGCCAATACGGCAAGCGCAGACCCCAAAACAATCTTGTTCTTCATTGCTTACTCCTTTATAGGGCCAGCCCAGCGACCCCAACCACATGTGTTTATCCATCACTTTTCGGGCGGGTGGATAATAATTCATTTTTCACTCCGTTTCTTTGAGGCCAAACAAAAAACTCCCGCAGAGCGGGAGTTTTCAGGAACTTGAACAAGGAGTGAGAGCCCTCAGTCAGCCAGTTCACGCTCGACAACGGCGGATAGCTGCCCCCAGCCCGGGCGGGTCAGG
Above is a genomic segment from Marinobacter panjinensis containing:
- a CDS encoding alkane 1-monooxygenase, with the translated sequence MSTKPLTLGTESARRKVLLTLKKYSYLIAMVPLALPPLLLAAGQASGWVNLFAWGVPVVVFGIIPILDLLLGKDALNPDEEVDTPRMNTEVFYKFITLGWVAAFAVLLVWSMFVLASGTFSVAGGIGWIFSVGIVGGLGINVAHELIHKDGKLETWAGGFLLSLVCYAGFKVEHLRGHHVHVSTPEDASSSRYNQSLYNFLPQAYARNFMNAWKLEAKRLEKKGHKAFSWRNELIWWYSISALALVAFTVAFGWLGAAFFLGQSFIALNLLEIVNYLEHYGLHRRKLENGRYERTGPEHSWNSNYFLTNVFLFHLQRHSDHHAWAKRRYQVLRHHEVAPQLPAGYAAMVVLAMIPPLWRKVMNPRVEAYYEGEEHQLV
- a CDS encoding GntR family transcriptional regulator, which translates into the protein MDFQVPNTLAEQIANYLAERIMTGQIRPGERLQEATTANELKVSRASVKEALYTLERWHLIEITPRKGASATKLDAVHASELYDVYMHLLIMLARRLCERWQEEDKAELLLAVEKVTGQMQSKDANIAAVVEASFNVMEVCCGVVGNPYLTEALTNFKPAVSRAYYLSADRYRQDLDRTGRFFTRLTKAILARDTDDSEALVAEFGAHQKELIQQALASSA
- a CDS encoding DUF6160 family protein; its protein translation is MTRRNTRKRLEQVTPALGRFFTLSLAASLSLPVMADFRPLDDTTMGEVTGQTGVTIEMETRVEMDRLSWTDEGSLNVDGIRLSGHNDTVLDNLKFTLDIAGQDEVLTHGFSEIARRADAGLLDTSNPDVADALARYAVGGGYGKQFDSGDLVIHLGATDYGDPTSLDDYLQAVDFELAVDSVEATGSAGTASLFSNVMLQGYIGPTDLVIRNQGNNTRTLANGNEVSGSELQLDTHFEITDGSLDWDAADVILLFNFAAVGIEGLQIHNRRGDDTLGHFGMASATAKLSRGTSAVSGKEGLSIHDVDFRADIDMPVFKVGGTSIGSVQFTDFAIKNTTMMVYGH
- a CDS encoding lysylphosphatidylglycerol synthase transmembrane domain-containing protein, which translates into the protein MTNIPDRDYQQRASWRRLTAFSLIFIAMTAAGLYAVYDQFAGRSVTFDMRLVSTQALVSIVALLIVYFTADGLRLHFTLRALGHRLPFPVIFRLVFINLFFSNVTPMATGGGFAQIWYLQHHGVPVGRATAATTIRTVIAVIFIFSLTPVFLLTLSALDNQPLVGELGPILALLILLYLGFFMVLLFRTQWLIGPLGRLLGLLHRFHLISERRHRRWQFKAKREMLRFALSFGHYLKGPKQFVALSVIFTFIFLLSLFSFPALLISALDYDVDYMVSTGLLVVTTFVMYFSPTPGASGISEGVFGSFFRDILTANHLVLVTISWRFITIYIGMLTGLVVLQRELVRNRREAP
- a CDS encoding glycosyltransferase produces the protein MTRRHPLKILFYVTLAIVILLIGYKGYLNFFEPDFEALHTEQVARISDELSDAGGFSFAVVGNINNSIGVFEERMIPVLNQANLDFVVSAGNAVSGGGEDKYRAIQGTLSHLEIPYLLTFGENEYENFGSYRFYDHFGPHFFSIKAGGARFIFLDSTGKTPWQWQIRWLNDLLDQEPNQLRFLFIGHPLLEPDQQAPFERDDDFLEPPEFRQALLEAIARHDVDMVFSANLSLYADQVQGDTRFITTGGAGGLVLNDDTSFYHYVRVDVSEDGEISHSLERLEAAQHPVLSTLESLWFFIYSLFYVGYVNFILLVAVFVLISIKLYTAIFVEKDYYPDYDLDPQPWLSRPLRVAMFTNNYLPFIGGVPISIERLRKGLETLGDAVLIVCPRYRDQPRQETNVVRVPSLLSMGEDREFRLANIFLPQIRKRLRAFKPDIIHLHHPIWLGGSLGLFIARRLKVPAVYTYHTRLEHYAHFVPLPGNLFRNLISHELIKHFANKCDGVIVPTYSTEEYLRMIGVKSPVFVQPTGIEYQRFQEVDDEDVRKLRDSLGISDETVFISVSRLSNEKNIDFMINAIDELRRRSDRPFRFLMIGEGHQHQRLQQRIDELGLQKHFTLVGSIPPDDMATWYHLGDAFLFASKSETQGMVILEAMAAGLPVVAVRSSGIDDVVRHGHNGFKTPEKQDQWCDRVQQLLEDEALREKLAAHALEFAADYSVEQFARDVREIYALTLARSASR
- a CDS encoding YbgA family protein, yielding MTGIPVGISTCLLGKEVRHDGGHKHSRFCTQVLSRHFDFRSICPELEAGLGVPRPAIHLREYKDGLRLIESKGTADHTDAMQGFIDQVMPTLADLRGYILMAKSPSCGMERIKVHNADGNVTRRDGRGLFAEALMHHYPLLPVEEEGRLNDDALRENFVERVFAYDDWMQNVAGDNLTARALIEFHTRHKFQLLAHSEKIYRQLGPMLGDLKSEPLKDIAARYIASFMEAMTLRVSRGSHVNAMQHLMGYLRDSMADEDRKVLMEQIEAYHRGEVPLVVPMTLLRMAQRREPVDYLHTQKYLTPYPDELGLRNRV
- a CDS encoding DUF481 domain-containing protein, which encodes MQFRTTVALVLLAMSPLAFGDDIESWDGEGEVGVLITSGNTEETNINSRIALKYEEAEWRNTGEFRSAYSRSDDVTTAEKYRANLQSDYKFEGSQYVFVRGAYEDDRFSGYDFQSSLTTGYGNQIWQRGEDSFLDLSAGLGYRFNKLEEPDSDGNRDEEEAIARLAGQFDCALSENALFRQKLSTEIGLDENNTVTESETSLQATVVGNLSMKLAYLVQHISDEPEGADDTDTEISLSLLYGF
- a CDS encoding rhodanese-related sulfurtransferase; the encoded protein is MSQDVVVCALYKFAVLNDYKALRQPLLDLMLERDVHGTLLLAREGINGTIAGSRAGVDAIRNWLDADERFEGIDYKESFVDIQPFKRTKVKLKKEIVTMGVEGIDPKRIVGTYVDAKEWNDLISDPDVMVVDTRNQYEVEIGTFENARNPATDTFREFPEYVKENLDPSKHKKVAMFCTGGIRCEKSTAFLKEQGFEEVYHLKGGILRYLEEVPESQSLWRGECFVFDDRVTVNHKLERGEYDQCHACRRPITEEDKQRPEYEQGVSCHRCIDSLTEAQKARFAERERQMRLAEERGEAHVGGDAARIIAERKARKKAEREQQARKSALGGRRARS
- a CDS encoding porin family protein; translation: MKNKIVLGSALAVLASFASGASAQDAVEGGYVGLNYAFLTYEEDGISEEFDLGALVGKAGVRINPYLSAEFRAGFGAGDDSTSFNDVSLDLELDYMVGGYMALGLPNESPVYPYVIVGATKGELTVSATGPGGSASLSESESDISYGLGANLNINEDFQVNGEYMQYIDKDGAEISGVSIGFAVLF